From Psychroflexus torquis ATCC 700755, the proteins below share one genomic window:
- the trxA gene encoding thioredoxin, with amino-acid sequence MTLEITDKDFQEKVLESDIPVLVDFWAAWCGPCRMVGPIIDELNTEYEGKAVIAKMDVDQNQEFAAKYGVRNIPTVLFFKNGEMVNRQVGVAQKETYKEAIDNLL; translated from the coding sequence ATGACATTAGAGATAACAGACAAAGATTTTCAAGAAAAAGTTTTAGAAAGTGACATACCAGTATTAGTAGATTTTTGGGCTGCTTGGTGTGGACCTTGTAGAATGGTAGGGCCCATCATCGACGAATTAAATACTGAATATGAGGGAAAAGCTGTCATTGCTAAAATGGATGTAGATCAAAACCAAGAGTTCGCCGCTAAATATGGAGTTAGAAATATTCCAACTGTACTGTTTTTTAAAAATGGTGAAATGGTAAACCGTCAAGTTGGCGTTGCTCAAAAAGAAACTTACAAAGAGGCTATTGATAACCTGTTATAG